In Leptospira sp. WS58.C1, a single genomic region encodes these proteins:
- a CDS encoding N-acetylneuraminate synthase family protein: protein MSFSKSFRLEEKWEIGPDSSPFIIAEIGLNHNADPELGKKTIQAAKKAGADAVKFQTYRTENFLDIKNPKAKVLVDIFQTYELSEKLHTEFQKTAKEEGLFFFSTPLDPGSVDLLVNIGVKALKIASGDIVNKHLLQKCASTGLPLFLSSGAAEGFEVIRALELLESEKVKDLVLFHCVSLYPTPPEKANLQTIEYYKNIFNGPLGFSDHTAGSIAGALAVSLGAGVLEKHFTLDKTLPGPDHTISVDPPELKSYVENAKLAFQMRGEKKKVVQPQEAGGRFFGRRGIYADQSGNPIALRPDLSQEDKRYFDSWKLDEAKSLVKQCKGPNPGEPFLS, encoded by the coding sequence ATGTCTTTTTCAAAAAGTTTTCGTTTGGAAGAAAAATGGGAAATCGGTCCGGATTCTTCCCCGTTTATAATCGCCGAGATTGGATTGAATCATAACGCAGATCCGGAATTAGGAAAGAAGACCATCCAGGCTGCAAAAAAGGCGGGTGCGGATGCGGTAAAATTCCAAACCTACAGAACCGAAAACTTTTTAGATATTAAAAATCCTAAGGCGAAAGTTCTCGTGGATATTTTCCAAACCTACGAGCTTTCCGAAAAATTGCACACTGAATTCCAAAAAACGGCAAAGGAAGAAGGCCTTTTCTTCTTCTCCACACCTTTAGATCCTGGAAGCGTAGACCTTTTAGTAAATATAGGAGTAAAAGCTCTTAAGATTGCGAGCGGAGATATCGTAAACAAACACCTTCTGCAAAAATGTGCAAGCACAGGACTTCCTTTATTCTTATCTAGCGGCGCAGCGGAAGGTTTCGAAGTTATTAGAGCATTGGAACTCTTGGAATCCGAAAAAGTAAAGGATCTGGTATTATTCCATTGTGTTTCTCTTTACCCCACCCCTCCAGAAAAAGCGAATTTGCAAACTATAGAATATTATAAAAATATATTCAATGGTCCTTTAGGTTTTTCGGATCATACTGCAGGAAGTATCGCTGGCGCATTGGCAGTGTCGTTAGGCGCAGGCGTTTTAGAAAAACATTTTACCTTGGACAAAACACTTCCCGGACCTGACCATACAATCTCTGTAGATCCTCCAGAACTGAAATCCTATGTAGAAAATGCAAAACTTGCATTTCAAATGAGGGGAGAAAAGAAGAAGGTAGTGCAACCGCAAGAAGCAGGGGGTAGATTTTTCGGAAGAAGAGGGATTTACGCGGATCAAAGCGGAAATCCGATCGCACTTCGTCCGGATCTAAGCCAGGAGGATAAAAGATATTTTGATTCTTGGAAGCTGGATGAGGCAAAGTCCCTCGTCAAACAATGTAAAGGACCAAATCCGGGAGAACCTTTTTTATCTTAA
- a CDS encoding discoidin domain-containing protein — MIRKICLLFTALSFGLSAAPKSYGSLGSEVDFLDFGKVTVAPFSYSVSSSYDEEYGAFNLFDSNPKSYWYSSGGNKPEWIIVDFGSKRLINAIEILVPMFRGKRAAEEYEIQVLHQENWKTIFKNDRVDLVNHHNLPPIDASILRLYFPKTEEKSIVIGEFKILLNGTVLNSISNKFTGYQYPVPDGLLPEKDYQLPGAPREYRNGIHKGLDIYYKREKIGPPRRLTFDDVLVSPADGTIIRADLDYSPMTLSEFQKYSTLAQKNGVTYVEKDFGGRQVWIDHGNGVMTSFNHLSSIKRGIKPGAKVKAGEEIGNVGNSGLMGEAKGNDENIHLHFEIWVDGEYLGAGVPTNQMRKLLQFFFSKSNLN, encoded by the coding sequence ATGATCCGAAAAATCTGTCTTTTATTTACGGCTCTTTCTTTCGGTCTATCCGCAGCTCCCAAGTCTTACGGCTCACTGGGTTCCGAAGTGGATTTTTTGGACTTCGGAAAAGTGACAGTGGCTCCTTTTTCTTATTCCGTGTCTTCTTCTTACGATGAAGAATATGGAGCTTTCAATCTATTCGATTCCAATCCAAAATCGTATTGGTATTCTTCCGGTGGGAATAAACCGGAATGGATCATCGTAGATTTCGGTTCCAAAAGACTGATCAATGCAATAGAAATTTTAGTGCCTATGTTCCGGGGAAAAAGAGCAGCAGAAGAATACGAGATCCAAGTCCTTCACCAGGAAAATTGGAAAACTATTTTTAAGAACGATAGAGTGGACTTAGTGAACCATCATAATCTTCCTCCGATCGATGCATCCATTCTTAGATTATATTTTCCTAAAACGGAAGAAAAGAGTATCGTGATCGGAGAATTTAAGATCCTGCTGAATGGAACCGTCCTAAATTCGATTTCCAATAAATTCACAGGATATCAATACCCTGTTCCGGACGGACTTCTTCCGGAAAAAGATTATCAACTTCCAGGCGCGCCCAGAGAATACAGGAACGGGATCCACAAAGGATTAGACATTTATTATAAACGGGAGAAGATCGGTCCACCTAGACGTTTGACCTTCGATGATGTTTTGGTTTCTCCCGCAGATGGAACCATCATACGCGCGGATCTGGATTATTCTCCTATGACACTTTCGGAATTCCAAAAATATTCCACGTTAGCTCAGAAAAACGGAGTTACTTATGTGGAAAAAGATTTTGGAGGAAGACAGGTTTGGATCGATCATGGAAACGGAGTTATGACCTCTTTCAATCATCTTTCCTCGATTAAAAGAGGGATCAAACCCGGAGCAAAGGTAAAAGCGGGTGAAGAGATAGGCAACGTTGGCAATTCAGGTCTCATGGGAGAAGCAAAAGGGAATGACGAAAACATCCATTTACATTTCGAGATCTGGGTGGACGGAGAATATCTGGGTGCTGGAGTTCCTACAAATCAAATGAGGAAACTTCTGCAGTTTTTCTTTTCGAAATCGAACTTAAATTAA
- a CDS encoding DUF4349 domain-containing protein → MEQYTSVSKFIKKFSLVFGGIFLFLFIFRLIYSYAVGPETNIVNQEQGSSINFDYGRKNYASEKFYAPQDKTTISASSQKYEKVAAVSSKTSEFEENEKKTRKMVEDAKGVIQYEQRSGLPGKRTLQLGIGVNPDEFDSMVESIQTIGVIDSISVNKTDKTNEYKNITATRISLEKSKAGLLGLKGKNGKIEELISLEKEILEIEGKIQDLGVKLGEFDQENEFCTIKFTLKETGAVSGGFVTLLKKCKISLEWTIKYGLLFSFLYAFAAVGGWITWFFGTKILNYLRSKGIL, encoded by the coding sequence ATGGAACAATATACCAGCGTTTCTAAGTTTATTAAAAAGTTTTCACTCGTATTTGGAGGAATTTTCTTATTTCTATTTATATTCCGGCTCATTTACAGTTATGCGGTCGGTCCTGAAACGAATATTGTAAACCAAGAACAAGGTTCTTCTATCAATTTCGACTATGGGCGTAAAAACTACGCCTCCGAAAAGTTTTATGCTCCTCAGGACAAGACTACGATCTCTGCATCTTCTCAAAAATACGAGAAGGTGGCCGCGGTTTCTTCCAAAACTTCCGAGTTCGAGGAGAACGAAAAGAAAACACGCAAGATGGTAGAGGATGCCAAGGGTGTCATCCAATACGAACAAAGATCCGGACTTCCCGGCAAAAGAACATTGCAGTTGGGAATTGGAGTAAACCCGGACGAGTTCGATTCCATGGTTGAATCCATCCAGACAATCGGAGTTATAGATTCTATTTCCGTGAACAAGACGGACAAAACGAACGAATACAAGAACATCACCGCTACGCGGATCTCTTTAGAAAAATCTAAAGCAGGGCTTTTGGGTTTAAAGGGAAAGAACGGAAAGATAGAAGAATTGATCTCTTTGGAAAAAGAAATTTTAGAGATAGAGGGTAAGATCCAAGACCTAGGGGTGAAGTTAGGAGAATTCGATCAGGAGAATGAATTTTGCACGATCAAATTTACCTTAAAGGAAACAGGTGCCGTTTCCGGAGGATTTGTTACTTTATTGAAAAAATGTAAAATATCCTTAGAGTGGACCATCAAATACGGCCTATTATTCTCTTTCTTATATGCATTTGCAGCTGTAGGAGGATGGATCACTTGGTTTTTCGGAACGAAAATTTTAAATTACCTGAGATCTAAAGGAATTCTTTAA
- a CDS encoding TrmH family RNA methyltransferase, giving the protein MKLAREHSNFINLEEAKKLEEYFKTLISAEKVSKIQEVASFRTKYLTIVLEDIFQPYNASAPVRTSECLGLAEIHVVENKNSYKPNEGIALGAQKWIQIHKYQKPNFDNTRHCISGLKEKGYRIVATSPYTFENSYELDTLPLDKPSAILFGSEEHGLSSYAREEADVFLKLPMYGFTESYNISVTVAIVLSHLVFRLRKEVPNWTLTEEEKVYIRNSYYKKCLHNGNLVESDLLQRIRSEATRVQ; this is encoded by the coding sequence ATGAAACTGGCCCGGGAACATTCAAATTTTATAAACCTCGAAGAAGCAAAGAAGTTGGAAGAGTATTTTAAAACTCTAATATCAGCGGAGAAGGTCTCAAAGATCCAAGAAGTCGCCTCTTTTCGAACAAAGTACTTAACAATTGTGTTGGAGGATATATTCCAACCTTATAATGCTAGCGCTCCGGTACGGACTTCCGAATGTTTAGGTTTAGCCGAGATCCATGTTGTGGAAAATAAAAACTCTTATAAACCGAATGAAGGTATTGCTTTAGGCGCACAAAAATGGATACAGATCCACAAATACCAAAAGCCGAATTTCGATAATACTAGACATTGTATAAGCGGTTTGAAAGAAAAAGGGTATCGAATCGTGGCAACCTCTCCTTATACTTTCGAAAATTCCTACGAACTAGATACCTTACCGTTAGATAAACCAAGCGCCATACTATTTGGATCGGAAGAGCATGGGTTATCTTCCTATGCCAGGGAAGAAGCGGACGTATTTCTAAAACTTCCCATGTACGGATTTACGGAAAGTTATAATATTTCGGTAACAGTAGCTATAGTACTTTCGCATCTTGTGTTCAGGTTAAGAAAGGAAGTCCCGAATTGGACCTTAACGGAGGAGGAGAAGGTGTATATCCGAAATTCGTATTATAAAAAATGTCTTCATAACGGAAATCTTGTCGAATCCGACCTATTACAAAGGATCAGATCGGAAGCAACAAGGGTCCAATAG
- the fliF gene encoding flagellar basal-body MS-ring/collar protein FliF, whose protein sequence is MPEQLQKILNNIKEFFNSLDTTKKLILGGVAITVVVALGLLTTVSSQKNRVILFQNLTAKDFAEVTKKLDSMGYSYSSGDTSIVSVDPEQRQEIITKLAQENLIPAGVQGWELFNVEKFTETQFDKDIKKYRALKGAIEQSLMTLRPVDKAFVNIAIPEDELFNSNASPVKASVILHFIPGVEGISKKEVKGIVNLVSRAVPKLKPENVVVADADGKIISDFEEDLEKERLELRVVQEKLRIQEEQRIQRLIDVRNTLRWFLGGEDRVDITRFEYMLNWDKESYKDNQVSPVIERPDDPNTPYSELKIVDGYSLKVSSKETSEQFTGRGFTPDGPAGTEPNLPPGYKDTDYQKADYKKTENINNFEFNRRVSEVQKQPWKIEKVNLSVVVDGQWTKKENAEGTGYDRTYIPVSDDDIRTIRKNLEAAVGIDKARGDQISVISIAKDRSAQFAAEDEELRKQKAIRQMVIASLVIVLFLILTILIYRAIKKEIARRRRLREEELAAMQQMMREAALRVMDDGSAEVELSLDEKLRRELLENAINLAREKPEEVAQLLRTWLSEEEAT, encoded by the coding sequence ATGCCCGAGCAATTACAGAAGATTCTGAACAATATCAAGGAGTTCTTCAACTCTTTAGATACTACAAAGAAACTGATTTTAGGTGGAGTAGCGATCACTGTGGTCGTTGCCTTAGGGCTTCTGACAACCGTTTCCTCTCAAAAGAATAGAGTTATACTCTTCCAAAACCTAACTGCGAAGGATTTTGCAGAGGTTACCAAAAAATTGGACTCGATGGGCTATTCGTATAGCTCCGGAGACACGAGCATCGTGAGTGTGGATCCGGAACAAAGGCAAGAAATTATCACAAAACTTGCCCAAGAGAACCTGATCCCTGCCGGGGTGCAAGGATGGGAACTCTTCAACGTGGAAAAATTCACGGAGACCCAGTTCGATAAGGACATCAAAAAGTATCGAGCGCTCAAAGGAGCTATCGAACAATCCTTGATGACACTTCGCCCTGTTGACAAAGCATTCGTGAATATCGCAATCCCGGAAGATGAACTATTCAATTCGAATGCTTCTCCGGTAAAAGCCTCGGTTATTTTACATTTTATCCCGGGAGTCGAAGGGATTTCCAAAAAAGAAGTCAAAGGTATCGTAAACTTGGTTTCCAGAGCGGTGCCTAAACTCAAACCGGAAAACGTAGTAGTTGCGGATGCGGACGGCAAGATCATTTCCGACTTCGAAGAAGACCTGGAAAAAGAAAGATTAGAACTCAGAGTGGTTCAAGAGAAATTAAGAATCCAAGAAGAACAAAGGATACAAAGACTCATCGACGTAAGAAACACTCTTCGTTGGTTTTTAGGCGGAGAAGACAGAGTGGACATCACCCGCTTCGAGTACATGTTAAATTGGGACAAGGAATCTTATAAAGATAATCAAGTCTCTCCGGTGATCGAAAGACCGGATGATCCGAACACTCCATACTCCGAGTTAAAGATCGTGGACGGTTACAGTTTAAAAGTTTCTTCAAAAGAAACCAGCGAACAATTCACCGGAAGAGGTTTTACTCCGGACGGACCCGCAGGAACGGAACCGAATCTTCCTCCCGGCTACAAAGACACCGACTACCAAAAAGCGGATTATAAGAAAACGGAGAATATCAATAACTTCGAATTCAACAGAAGAGTGAGCGAAGTCCAAAAACAACCTTGGAAGATCGAAAAAGTCAACCTCTCCGTAGTTGTGGACGGTCAATGGACTAAAAAAGAAAATGCGGAAGGAACAGGATACGACAGAACATATATCCCTGTTTCGGATGACGATATTCGAACTATTCGTAAAAACTTAGAGGCAGCCGTAGGAATAGATAAAGCAAGAGGGGACCAAATCTCCGTAATCAGCATTGCAAAAGATCGAAGCGCTCAATTCGCTGCAGAAGACGAAGAATTAAGAAAACAGAAAGCGATCCGCCAAATGGTCATCGCCTCTTTGGTCATCGTATTATTCCTAATACTTACCATCCTCATTTACAGAGCGATCAAAAAAGAGATCGCAAGACGCCGCAGACTACGCGAAGAAGAACTCGCAGCAATGCAGCAGATGATGAGAGAAGCTGCTCTCCGAGTCATGGACGACGGAAGCGCAGAAGTCGAACTCTCTCTGGACGAAAAACTCAGAAGAGAACTTCTCGAAAACGCGATCAACCTGGCCAGGGAAAAACCGGAAGAAGTGGCCCAACTTCTCCGCACCTGGCTCTCTGAAGAGGAAGCAACCTAA
- a CDS encoding FliG C-terminal domain-containing protein, protein MSILSGKRNRAGQLLRILGEHLPPEVFRHLGPQDTSKLLESFHKSGKLEAKQERELLGSFLEGLSSVPKEGIDRDTLALIQELETILKEDLVAEPEWSEELKSYTKEELSKIVAGESSDRIALVFCHADPDTSARVLEEFPEETQEEILLAIRNLDLSSAGLLDSLERFLRFKREVLKSPQSGVPTRDKGGKRAAELLGKLDPQDSQKLFSRIREKSHSFAENINKHFFRMEDLMDLSRDALNKFLSEIHPIVTATAFKGTEPETKQVLLERLDPTLASSIRLEEDSMGPVSLAEIETAQNGLLEIFKESVESGRIKFRRKN, encoded by the coding sequence ATGAGTATCCTGTCCGGAAAAAGAAACCGGGCGGGACAGCTCCTCCGAATCTTGGGGGAGCATCTTCCCCCGGAAGTGTTTCGTCATCTTGGCCCTCAGGATACGTCCAAACTTTTAGAAAGTTTTCACAAGTCCGGAAAACTGGAAGCGAAACAAGAAAGAGAACTTTTAGGGTCCTTCTTAGAAGGACTCTCCAGCGTACCGAAAGAAGGGATCGATCGAGACACCCTGGCTTTGATCCAAGAACTCGAAACCATCTTAAAAGAAGATCTGGTTGCCGAACCGGAATGGTCCGAGGAACTTAAGTCCTATACCAAGGAAGAACTTTCCAAAATTGTAGCCGGAGAATCATCAGACAGGATCGCGCTCGTATTCTGCCATGCGGATCCGGATACTTCTGCCAGAGTATTGGAAGAATTCCCGGAAGAAACCCAAGAGGAGATCCTACTTGCCATCCGGAATTTGGACCTTTCTTCTGCGGGGCTTTTGGACTCCTTGGAAAGGTTCTTACGCTTCAAACGGGAAGTCCTGAAATCTCCCCAGTCTGGAGTTCCTACCAGGGACAAGGGCGGAAAGAGGGCCGCGGAACTTTTGGGCAAATTGGACCCCCAAGATTCCCAGAAATTATTCTCGCGGATACGCGAAAAGAGCCATTCGTTTGCCGAAAATATAAATAAGCATTTCTTCCGAATGGAAGACCTGATGGATCTGAGCCGAGATGCCCTAAACAAGTTTTTGTCCGAGATCCATCCGATCGTGACCGCGACCGCTTTTAAAGGCACCGAACCGGAAACGAAACAGGTCTTACTGGAGAGGTTGGACCCAACGCTCGCCTCCTCCATCCGATTGGAAGAAGATTCTATGGGACCGGTTTCCCTGGCAGAGATTGAAACCGCCCAGAACGGACTACTTGAAATTTTTAAGGAATCCGTAGAATCAGGAAGAATCAAGTTCCGGAGAAAGAACTAA
- the fliH gene encoding flagellar assembly protein FliH gives MAKLVFKPIQIADMQDQVELQIPDKYKKFHRDEDAEEFEVDQEGNIIEQYQGPSIEEIEAELNRYKEETEENIKTMLEDSRRKSEEIEEEGRKKAFQMIQDSKEKIKLEEDSGKAKAEQILERAKMEAERMIKEAEMKTAEIEHEAYLKGFEAGREVGFRKGQGEVRRLIDRLGTIVGKAIDIRAELIQASEKQMVEMILIIARKIIKDEIIERKEIVLNNIREALKRIKDRDRVDIRVNFADLEITTAHKDELIKLMESLRKVNIYEDSRVDRGGVIIETDVGAIDARISTQLKEIEEAIRNAEPI, from the coding sequence ATGGCAAAACTAGTCTTCAAACCTATCCAAATCGCGGATATGCAGGATCAAGTAGAGCTGCAGATCCCGGATAAATATAAAAAATTCCATAGGGACGAAGACGCTGAAGAGTTCGAAGTCGACCAAGAAGGAAATATAATCGAGCAATACCAAGGTCCTTCTATCGAAGAGATCGAGGCCGAGCTCAACCGTTATAAAGAAGAAACGGAAGAAAATATCAAAACCATGCTCGAGGACTCCCGCCGCAAGTCGGAGGAGATCGAGGAAGAAGGTCGTAAAAAAGCCTTCCAAATGATCCAGGATTCAAAAGAGAAGATCAAACTCGAAGAGGATTCCGGCAAAGCCAAAGCGGAACAGATCTTGGAAAGAGCCAAGATGGAAGCCGAAAGAATGATCAAAGAAGCCGAAATGAAAACGGCGGAGATCGAACATGAGGCCTACTTAAAAGGATTTGAAGCAGGACGAGAAGTTGGTTTCAGAAAAGGCCAAGGAGAAGTCCGACGCCTCATCGACCGTCTCGGGACCATTGTGGGTAAAGCGATCGATATCCGTGCGGAACTTATCCAAGCATCCGAGAAACAGATGGTGGAGATGATCCTGATCATCGCTCGTAAGATCATCAAAGACGAGATCATTGAACGTAAAGAAATCGTACTCAATAATATTAGAGAAGCCCTGAAACGGATCAAGGACAGGGACCGTGTGGATATCCGGGTCAACTTTGCGGACCTGGAGATCACCACGGCTCACAAAGACGAACTTATCAAACTTATGGAATCTCTTCGCAAGGTCAATATCTACGAAGACTCCCGCGTCGACAGAGGTGGGGTCATCATCGAGACGGACGTTGGAGCCATCGATGCAAGGATCTCCACACAGCTCAAAGAAATCGAAGAAGCAATTCGAAATGCGGAGCCGATCTAA
- a CDS encoding FliI/YscN family ATPase — protein MIEKKFHEKVDVISKYFLILDRTETIRKSGRVVRVSGNVIYSEGPPDSKIGEIMEVQKAGTEGYLQCEIVGFENHVYTLMPLGPVEGVYPDAFVFSSGRSLNVPVGRELLGRVLNGVGRPIDKKGLIITSEEKSPEGESINPLDRPVIRDILLTGVRAIDGILTVGRGQRLGIFSGSGVGKSSLLGMIARFTNADVNVIALVGERGREVNEFLERDLGKEGLAKSVVFAATSDAPKMEQVNCALLATSVAEYFREQGLHVNLMMDSLTRFAHANREISVSNHESPITRGFSSSVFTKLAKLVERSGTSKSGGSITGFYTILTDTDEMEDPVADAVRGYIDGHIVLSRKLAERNHYPAIDIPASLSRVMQFIVEEDQFMRAGMVRELISTYNSVEELILLNAYVRGSDPKVDLAIRKKDKIDSYLKQKLMERSLFPQTISGLKDILKEEREEEEF, from the coding sequence ATGATAGAGAAGAAGTTCCACGAAAAGGTAGACGTCATCTCCAAGTATTTCCTGATCTTGGACCGCACAGAAACCATCCGCAAATCTGGAAGAGTCGTTCGTGTCTCCGGAAACGTAATCTATTCGGAAGGACCTCCCGATTCCAAGATCGGAGAGATCATGGAAGTCCAAAAAGCAGGAACGGAAGGTTACCTGCAATGCGAGATCGTAGGCTTCGAAAATCATGTATATACACTCATGCCTTTGGGTCCTGTAGAAGGTGTGTATCCGGATGCGTTCGTATTCTCTTCGGGGAGAAGCCTGAATGTTCCCGTGGGAAGAGAACTCCTGGGCCGCGTGCTAAACGGTGTAGGACGTCCAATCGACAAAAAAGGACTCATCATAACTTCCGAAGAAAAATCGCCGGAGGGAGAAAGTATCAATCCTCTGGATCGACCTGTGATCCGGGACATTCTTCTTACAGGTGTTCGAGCCATAGATGGAATTTTAACGGTAGGTAGAGGACAAAGATTAGGGATTTTCTCCGGATCCGGTGTGGGAAAATCAAGCTTACTCGGTATGATCGCAAGATTTACGAATGCCGATGTTAACGTGATCGCACTCGTGGGAGAACGAGGCAGAGAGGTGAACGAATTTTTGGAAAGAGACCTCGGGAAAGAAGGTCTTGCCAAGTCTGTCGTATTTGCCGCCACATCCGACGCGCCTAAGATGGAACAGGTAAACTGCGCCCTACTCGCCACTTCCGTTGCGGAATATTTCAGAGAGCAAGGACTTCATGTAAATTTAATGATGGATTCCTTGACGAGATTCGCCCATGCAAATAGGGAGATCTCGGTTTCCAACCATGAGTCTCCTATCACCAGAGGTTTTAGTTCATCCGTTTTTACTAAATTAGCAAAACTTGTTGAACGTTCCGGTACCTCCAAATCCGGAGGAAGTATCACAGGATTTTATACGATCCTAACGGACACGGACGAAATGGAAGATCCCGTCGCGGATGCTGTCCGAGGTTATATAGACGGTCACATCGTTCTTTCTCGTAAATTAGCGGAAAGAAATCATTATCCTGCGATCGACATCCCCGCTTCTCTCTCCCGGGTAATGCAATTCATAGTGGAAGAAGACCAATTTATGCGAGCCGGAATGGTCCGAGAACTTATCTCCACTTATAACTCAGTGGAAGAATTGATCTTATTGAACGCTTATGTAAGAGGTTCGGATCCTAAAGTGGATCTTGCCATCCGGAAAAAAGATAAGATCGATTCTTATCTCAAACAAAAACTTATGGAAAGAAGCCTTTTTCCCCAAACAATCAGCGGCTTAAAGGATATCTTAAAAGAAGAAAGAGAAGAAGAGGAATTTTAA
- the fliJ gene encoding flagellar export protein FliJ gives MKRFQFRLDPVLRLKKIKEDQKLKELSELVAQVNQRKSEIDSNESRIRSLSSTELSGSTDLREYSYLQTYMRQLLTRNTELETEIRSFDEPVEKKRTEVSEARKEKKVLELLKESRFKEYLHTYRKAEKIQAEEQFLADLYRKTREEIYGDDRSKRDPKVFTYDTGGIERTGTEDAGLSELRKLYERYKK, from the coding sequence ATGAAAAGATTCCAATTCAGACTCGATCCGGTGCTTCGTCTAAAAAAGATCAAAGAGGATCAAAAACTCAAAGAACTTTCGGAACTAGTGGCCCAAGTCAACCAGCGTAAATCCGAAATAGATTCCAACGAATCAAGGATACGTTCCCTATCTTCTACTGAACTCTCAGGAAGTACGGACCTTAGGGAGTATTCCTATTTGCAAACGTATATGAGACAACTTCTGACCCGGAACACGGAGTTAGAAACCGAGATCCGTTCCTTCGACGAACCCGTGGAGAAAAAAAGAACGGAAGTATCGGAGGCAAGAAAAGAGAAGAAGGTACTGGAACTTCTCAAGGAAAGCCGCTTTAAGGAGTATTTACATACCTATCGAAAGGCGGAAAAAATCCAGGCAGAAGAGCAGTTTTTAGCAGATCTTTATAGGAAAACTAGGGAGGAAATTTATGGGGATGATAGATCTAAACGGGATCCGAAAGTATTTACCTATGATACGGGAGGTATCGAGCGCACCGGTACAGAAGATGCGGGACTTTCTGAACTCAGAAAACTTTACGAGCGTTATAAAAAGTGA
- a CDS encoding periplasmic-type flagellar collar protein FlbB: MASLTDKARAVYLVLLIFFLVLIGFFAFHYFQIIDAAEIFPFLRTEPGLVNPDSESPSELEKLEFRKEMERLAKDRDEISQREEELKKEKERLEAELEKIEELKRGLTSKENELKSSESERNSRGKLVKVMAEKVANMPPDNAVQMLTNWPDKDIIDVFIQMDKDAEQDGRQTITTYLLTLFPAERRANITNKWLSRSDVIKAPESNSESEEL; encoded by the coding sequence GTGGCAAGTTTAACCGATAAAGCAAGAGCAGTATATTTAGTACTTCTGATCTTCTTCTTAGTGTTGATCGGATTTTTTGCGTTTCATTATTTTCAGATCATAGACGCTGCCGAAATTTTTCCTTTTTTAAGGACTGAACCCGGCTTAGTTAACCCCGATTCAGAATCTCCTTCCGAATTAGAGAAGTTGGAATTCCGTAAAGAAATGGAAAGACTCGCCAAAGACCGAGACGAGATCTCTCAAAGAGAAGAAGAGCTTAAAAAAGAAAAAGAACGTCTCGAAGCGGAATTGGAAAAGATCGAGGAACTGAAACGAGGTCTTACTTCCAAGGAGAATGAGCTCAAGTCCTCCGAATCCGAACGAAATAGTAGAGGTAAATTGGTTAAGGTCATGGCAGAGAAGGTAGCGAATATGCCTCCGGACAATGCCGTGCAGATGTTGACCAATTGGCCTGACAAGGACATCATAGACGTATTTATCCAAATGGACAAGGATGCGGAACAGGACGGTAGACAAACGATCACTACTTACCTTCTCACCTTATTCCCAGCGGAACGTAGGGCGAATATTACGAATAAATGGTTGTCCAGATCCGACGTGATAAAGGCTCCCGAATCCAATTCCGAATCAGAAGAACTTTAA
- a CDS encoding TOBE domain-containing protein, with the protein MKKKTILFFSILVLSSGAVYSKSKKAAPVKPKYVSGEELVNNPGKAVGETVRVAGTVTHVLYKGNSIRFVVHFSGKPVVLDSDDYSLMNRVSVGSYVEVCGFYLKNKKLDLDGKRTDMPSIVIEQTYCTN; encoded by the coding sequence ATGAAGAAGAAAACCATCCTCTTTTTTTCTATACTAGTACTATCTTCAGGAGCCGTTTACTCTAAGAGTAAAAAAGCCGCTCCTGTAAAACCTAAATATGTTTCCGGCGAAGAACTGGTCAATAATCCGGGCAAAGCTGTAGGAGAAACCGTTCGAGTTGCCGGAACAGTGACCCATGTTTTGTACAAAGGAAATTCTATCCGATTTGTAGTCCATTTTTCCGGAAAACCCGTTGTCCTTGATTCAGACGATTATAGTTTAATGAACCGAGTCTCCGTAGGTTCCTATGTGGAAGTTTGCGGATTTTATCTAAAGAATAAGAAGTTGGATCTGGACGGCAAAAGAACGGATATGCCTTCTATCGTGATAGAACAGACTTACTGCACAAACTAG